In the genome of Polaribacter sp. MED152, one region contains:
- a CDS encoding VF530 family DNA-binding protein has translation MSKEQPNNPLHGIKLATILEELYLEYGWEELGYALNINAFKNNPTYKSSLKFLRTTPWAREKVEKFYLKNMID, from the coding sequence ATGAGTAAAGAGCAACCAAATAATCCATTGCATGGTATAAAATTGGCTACAATTCTAGAAGAATTGTATTTAGAATATGGTTGGGAAGAATTGGGTTATGCTTTAAATATTAATGCATTTAAGAACAATCCTACTTATAAATCTTCTTTAAAATTTTTAAGAACCACACCTTGGGCCAGAGAAAAAGTAGAAAAGTTTTATCTAAAAAATATGATTGATTAA
- a CDS encoding Tex family protein, with translation MQLHQYIIQQTQLNSKSVENTISLLNEDATIPFISRYRKEMTGNLDEVHIGEIVKYKEEFEALEKRKKAILKALEEQNILTIELTEKVNTSKDLIALEDVYLPYKKKRKTKAETARLQGLEPLAKIIMSQRVNDLDYTASKYIKNDVNSIDDALEGARFIIAEWINERTDIRNNIRRELERFATISSKVIKAKKEDEKAQKFKDYFDWSESLNRIPSHRLLAILRAENEGFIRIKIEVDSERLLQRIENRIIRSQNECAAQIELAIKDAYKRLLFPSLANEALSNAKEKADESAILVFAKNLKQLLLGAPLGEKRVLAIDPGFRSGCKVVCLNSQGDLEHNETIFPHEPQNKKLEAIKKISFLVEAHKIEAIAIGNGTASRETEQFIKKIQFKNPVDIFVISEAGASIYSASKIAREEFPNYDVTVRGSVSIGRRLQDPLAELVKIDAKSIGVGQYQHDVDQTKLKKSLDNTVESCVNTVGVNINTASESLLSYVSGIGPRLAENIIKYRNENGAFISRNDIKKVPRLGGKAFEQAAGFLRIKHGKNPLDNSAVHPESYFLVDKMAKDMNKKVEEIIGNKELIQQIKLEKYITESIGLLTLKDIVNELEKPGLDPRAKTKVFSFDKNIKTIADLRIGQLLPGIVNNITNFGCFVDIGIKESGLIHVSNLSDSYVKDVNTIVALRQQIVVKVLEVDVHRKRIQLALVK, from the coding sequence ATGCAACTACATCAATATATAATTCAACAAACACAACTAAATTCAAAATCTGTAGAAAACACTATTTCATTGTTGAATGAAGATGCTACAATTCCTTTTATCTCAAGATACCGAAAAGAAATGACAGGCAACTTAGATGAAGTGCACATAGGAGAAATTGTAAAGTATAAAGAAGAGTTTGAAGCATTAGAAAAACGTAAAAAAGCCATTTTAAAAGCCTTAGAAGAACAGAATATTTTAACTATAGAACTTACTGAAAAAGTTAATACATCTAAAGATTTAATTGCCTTAGAAGATGTGTACTTACCTTATAAGAAAAAGCGAAAAACCAAAGCAGAAACTGCACGTTTACAAGGCCTAGAACCTTTGGCCAAGATCATAATGAGTCAACGTGTTAATGATTTAGACTATACAGCATCAAAATACATTAAAAATGATGTTAATTCTATAGATGATGCTTTAGAAGGTGCACGTTTTATTATTGCAGAGTGGATTAATGAAAGAACAGATATTCGAAACAATATAAGAAGAGAATTAGAACGTTTTGCAACGATTTCATCTAAAGTGATTAAAGCTAAAAAAGAAGATGAAAAAGCACAAAAATTTAAAGATTATTTTGACTGGAGCGAATCTTTAAACCGAATTCCATCTCACAGATTATTGGCTATTTTAAGAGCTGAAAACGAGGGTTTTATCAGAATTAAAATAGAAGTAGATTCAGAAAGATTATTGCAAAGAATTGAAAATAGAATTATTCGTTCCCAAAATGAGTGTGCAGCACAAATTGAGTTGGCAATTAAAGATGCATACAAAAGATTATTGTTCCCTTCTTTAGCTAACGAAGCTTTATCAAATGCCAAAGAAAAAGCAGATGAAAGTGCCATTTTAGTTTTTGCTAAAAACTTAAAGCAATTGCTTTTAGGCGCTCCTTTAGGAGAAAAAAGAGTTTTAGCAATAGATCCAGGTTTTAGATCGGGTTGCAAAGTGGTCTGTTTAAATTCGCAAGGTGATTTAGAACATAATGAGACTATTTTTCCTCATGAACCTCAAAATAAAAAACTAGAAGCCATCAAGAAAATTAGTTTTTTGGTTGAAGCTCATAAAATTGAAGCCATTGCAATTGGTAATGGAACTGCTTCTAGAGAAACTGAGCAGTTTATAAAAAAGATACAGTTTAAAAATCCTGTAGATATTTTTGTAATTAGTGAAGCTGGTGCTTCAATTTATTCTGCTTCCAAAATCGCGAGAGAAGAATTCCCTAATTACGATGTTACAGTTCGTGGTTCTGTTTCTATTGGTAGACGTTTACAAGATCCTTTGGCTGAATTGGTTAAAATTGATGCAAAATCGATTGGAGTTGGCCAATATCAGCATGATGTAGATCAGACTAAACTTAAAAAATCGTTAGATAATACAGTTGAAAGTTGTGTGAACACAGTTGGTGTAAATATTAATACTGCAAGTGAATCTTTATTAAGTTACGTTTCTGGAATAGGGCCCAGATTGGCTGAAAATATTATAAAATATCGAAATGAAAATGGTGCTTTTATTTCCAGAAATGATATTAAAAAAGTACCAAGATTAGGTGGTAAAGCCTTTGAACAAGCTGCTGGTTTCTTAAGAATCAAACATGGTAAAAATCCTTTAGACAATTCTGCTGTGCATCCTGAAAGTTATTTTTTAGTCGATAAAATGGCCAAGGATATGAATAAAAAAGTAGAAGAAATTATTGGTAATAAAGAATTGATTCAGCAAATTAAACTAGAAAAGTATATTACTGAAAGTATTGGTTTACTTACACTCAAAGATATTGTCAACGAATTAGAAAAACCAGGTTTAGATCCAAGAGCAAAAACCAAGGTATTTTCTTTTGACAAAAATATCAAAACCATTGCTGATTTAAGAATTGGTCAACTCTTACCAGGTATTGTAAATAATATTACCAACTTTGGATGCTTTGTAGATATAGGCATTAAAGAAAGCGGTTTAATTCACGTTTCCAATTTATCTGATAGTTATGTAAAAGATGTGAATACAATTGTGGCTTTACGACAACAAATAGTAGTGAAGGTTTTAGAGGTAGATGTTCATCGCAAAAGAATTCAATTGGCTTTGGTTAAATAA
- a CDS encoding fumarylacetoacetate hydrolase family protein has translation MKILGIGSNYVTDLKDIPEKKKGKKFIFSKPESSLAVNCDVPYPSSITNELIYEVELVVKIGKEGKNITKEEANSYISEIAIGIDYTAKDILTNARETKHPWEFAKGFDGAAPISSFKPITDYDLANIDFDLKINGEEKQKSNTAYMINNFADIISFISEYMTLQPGDLIFTGTPALGKGEIFKGDHLQCSVNGELLLDFKMI, from the coding sequence ATGAAAATTCTAGGTATAGGAAGCAATTACGTTACAGACTTAAAAGACATTCCAGAAAAAAAGAAAGGTAAAAAATTTATTTTCTCAAAACCAGAATCTAGCTTAGCTGTGAATTGTGATGTCCCTTACCCAAGTAGTATAACCAATGAACTAATTTACGAAGTTGAATTGGTTGTAAAAATTGGTAAAGAAGGCAAGAACATTACCAAAGAAGAAGCCAATTCTTACATTTCAGAAATTGCAATTGGTATCGACTACACAGCAAAAGATATCTTAACCAATGCAAGAGAAACAAAACATCCCTGGGAGTTTGCAAAAGGTTTTGATGGAGCAGCACCAATTTCTAGTTTTAAACCAATTACTGATTATGATTTAGCTAACATTGATTTTGACTTAAAAATTAATGGGGAAGAAAAACAAAAGAGCAATACAGCATACATGATTAACAATTTTGCTGATATTATTTCTTTTATTTCTGAATACATGACTTTACAACCAGGAGACTTAATTTTTACAGGAACACCTGCTTTAGGAAAAGGAGAAATTTTTAAAGGTGATCATTTACAATGTTCTGTAAATGGAGAATTATTGCTAGATTTTAAAATGATTTAA
- a CDS encoding aminopeptidase P N-terminal domain-containing protein → MKVFKIFIILCVAFSLDAFSQAPADFLSKDFHKNRREVLRSKMPKNSVAVVFANPLRNRANDVDYVFHQDPNFYYLTGYREPNGVLVLFSENQTDAEGNTYNEILYVQKRDARAEQWNGKRLGIEGAKNELGFDMAFNASEFLNSDINFKGFDKVYIEKFNDDYRNLSGADIFDLVKSFKIKAEYNPDAYLSRMKEYVYSNIAQAPVESSANVINIIDRLATRSEDIKNDELLKAYKSAETDAVRKEVQQKISLALKPSTNIDLNFLPGTLATMREVKTQEEVKLLTKAIRISAVGQIEVMKAMKPHMSETELQGIHEFVYKKYGAEYEGYPSIVGAGNNGCILHYIENNKTKVGNDLVLMDLGAEYRGFTADVTRTIPANGKFTEEQKQIYDLVYEAQEAGIALYTIGAKMSAPNQAARKIVNEGLFKLGIIKSVDERHNYFPHGTSHHIGLDVHDPGNYNTFEENMIVTMEPGIYIPDGSPCDKKWWGIGIRIEDDILVTKNGPVNLSGEAPRTTEAIEAMMAKKSVLDEFILPNLDE, encoded by the coding sequence ATGAAGGTTTTTAAAATATTCATCATACTATGTGTCGCTTTTTCATTAGACGCATTTTCTCAAGCTCCAGCAGATTTTTTGTCTAAAGATTTCCATAAAAATCGAAGAGAAGTTCTACGTTCTAAAATGCCTAAAAACTCAGTGGCTGTTGTGTTTGCAAATCCTTTAAGAAACAGAGCCAATGATGTAGATTATGTGTTTCATCAAGATCCTAATTTTTACTATTTAACAGGTTATAGAGAACCAAATGGAGTATTGGTCTTGTTTTCCGAAAATCAAACAGATGCTGAAGGTAATACTTATAACGAAATATTATATGTACAAAAGCGAGATGCCAGAGCAGAACAATGGAATGGAAAACGTTTAGGAATTGAAGGCGCTAAAAATGAATTAGGCTTTGATATGGCTTTTAATGCATCAGAATTTTTAAACTCAGATATCAACTTTAAAGGGTTTGATAAAGTTTACATAGAAAAATTTAATGATGATTATAGAAATTTAAGTGGCGCAGATATTTTTGATTTAGTTAAATCATTTAAAATCAAGGCTGAGTACAATCCTGATGCTTATTTATCTAGAATGAAAGAATATGTGTACAGTAATATTGCACAAGCTCCTGTAGAGAGTAGTGCTAACGTTATCAATATTATAGATCGCTTGGCAACAAGATCTGAAGATATTAAGAATGATGAATTATTAAAGGCTTACAAATCTGCAGAAACTGATGCAGTAAGAAAAGAAGTACAACAAAAAATTTCTTTGGCTTTAAAACCAAGTACGAATATTGATTTAAATTTTTTACCAGGAACTCTAGCTACAATGCGTGAAGTTAAGACTCAAGAAGAAGTTAAGTTATTAACAAAAGCTATTAGAATATCAGCAGTTGGTCAAATAGAGGTTATGAAAGCTATGAAACCACACATGTCTGAAACTGAGTTACAAGGTATTCATGAATTTGTGTATAAAAAATATGGTGCTGAGTATGAAGGATATCCGTCTATTGTAGGTGCAGGTAATAATGGTTGTATTTTACATTATATAGAAAATAATAAAACCAAGGTTGGTAACGATTTAGTTTTGATGGATCTTGGTGCAGAGTATAGAGGTTTTACAGCAGATGTAACACGTACAATTCCTGCTAATGGAAAGTTTACTGAAGAACAAAAACAAATTTATGATTTGGTTTACGAAGCGCAAGAAGCAGGTATTGCCTTGTATACTATTGGTGCAAAAATGAGTGCACCAAATCAAGCAGCCAGAAAAATTGTAAATGAGGGCTTATTTAAACTAGGTATTATTAAATCGGTAGATGAAAGACACAACTATTTTCCTCATGGAACTTCGCATCACATAGGTTTAGATGTGCATGATCCAGGAAACTACAATACGTTCGAAGAAAATATGATTGTTACTATGGAGCCTGGAATTTACATTCCTGATGGTAGTCCTTGTGATAAAAAATGGTGGGGAATTGGTATACGTATAGAAGATGATATTTTAGTAACCAAAAACGGGCCAGTTAATTTGTCTGGAGAAGCACCAAGAACTACAGAAGCTATAGAAGCAATGATGGCTAAAAAGTCTGTTTTAGATGAATTTATACTACCCAATTTAGATGAGTAA
- a CDS encoding GNAT family N-acetyltransferase has product MKIRPSTLNDVAQIMVIINDAKTYLASQNIDQWQNGYPNAEQVENDIKKGESFVVVNDDNTIMATSMFTLRKEPTYKQILEGNWLISEDEVYGVVHRMAIKKEYRKLGLATFLFDEFHQQLKNQNIKSLKIDTHENNIGMQSLIKKLGYKYCGIIYTSYNAKRLAFEKVIS; this is encoded by the coding sequence ATGAAAATTAGACCTTCTACCTTGAATGATGTTGCACAAATTATGGTTATCATCAATGATGCTAAAACCTATTTGGCTTCTCAAAATATTGACCAGTGGCAAAATGGATATCCTAATGCTGAACAAGTAGAAAACGATATTAAAAAAGGTGAAAGTTTTGTGGTTGTGAATGATGATAACACAATTATGGCAACTTCTATGTTTACACTAAGAAAAGAACCTACTTACAAACAAATACTTGAAGGTAACTGGTTAATTTCGGAAGACGAAGTTTATGGAGTAGTTCATAGAATGGCCATTAAAAAAGAGTATAGAAAGTTAGGTTTAGCTACCTTTTTATTTGATGAATTTCATCAACAGCTAAAAAATCAAAACATAAAAAGTTTAAAGATTGATACCCATGAAAATAATATTGGAATGCAATCTTTAATTAAAAAGTTAGGCTATAAATATTGTGGCATTATTTACACAAGCTACAATGCCAAACGTTTGGCTTTTGAGAAGGTTATTTCTTAA
- a CDS encoding DNA topoisomerase IV subunit B — protein sequence MSKETKYTEDNIRSLDWKEHIRMRPGMYIGKLGDGSSADDGIYILVKEVLDNSIDEYVMGAGKTIEISIHGSKVTVRDYGRGIPLGKVVDVVSKMNTGGKYDSKAFKKSVGLNGVGTKAVNALSSYFRVESSREGKSASAEFSQGNLENEEFLEETSRRKGTKVSFIPDETIFKNYKFRNEYVAKMLKNYVYLNPGLTIIFNGEKFFSKNGLKDLLEDNNNTDDMLYPIIHLKGDDIEIAVTHSKTQYSEEYYSFVNGQHTTQGGTHQSAFREAIVKTVREFYGKSFEASDIRKSIIAAIAIKVMEPVFESQTKTKLGSTEMGGELPTVRTYINDFVKTKLDNYLHKNPEVADKLLKKIVQAEKERKELSGIRKLARDRAKKASLHNKKLRDCRIHLGDIKKENYLETTLFITEGDSASGSITKSRNVNTQAVFSLKGKPLNSYGLSKKIVYENEEFNLLQAALNIEDGLEDLRYNNIVIATDADVDGMHIRLLLITFFLQFFPELIKEGHLYILETPLFRVRNKKQTFYCYSDEEKREAIEKLKGKPEITRFKGLGEISPNEFVHFIGDDIRLDPVMLDKEMSIEQMLQFYMGKNTPDRQKFIINNLKVELDYIEEEV from the coding sequence ATGAGTAAAGAAACAAAATATACAGAAGATAATATTAGATCATTAGACTGGAAAGAGCATATTAGAATGCGTCCAGGAATGTATATTGGAAAATTGGGTGATGGTTCTTCTGCAGATGATGGTATTTATATTCTTGTAAAAGAAGTTTTAGACAACTCTATTGATGAGTATGTGATGGGTGCAGGTAAAACCATCGAAATTTCTATACATGGCAGTAAAGTTACTGTTCGTGATTATGGACGTGGAATTCCATTAGGTAAGGTAGTAGATGTAGTTTCTAAAATGAATACTGGTGGTAAGTACGATTCTAAAGCCTTTAAAAAATCTGTGGGTTTAAACGGAGTTGGTACTAAAGCTGTAAATGCACTATCATCTTATTTTAGAGTAGAGTCTTCTCGTGAAGGAAAATCAGCTTCAGCAGAATTTAGTCAAGGTAATTTAGAGAATGAAGAATTTTTAGAGGAAACTTCTCGTAGAAAAGGTACTAAGGTTTCCTTTATTCCAGATGAAACTATATTCAAAAACTACAAATTTAGAAATGAGTATGTAGCTAAAATGCTTAAAAATTATGTGTACCTAAATCCAGGTTTAACCATAATTTTTAATGGCGAAAAGTTTTTTTCTAAAAATGGTTTAAAAGATTTATTAGAGGATAATAATAATACAGATGATATGCTGTATCCTATCATCCATCTAAAAGGAGATGATATAGAAATTGCTGTAACTCATAGTAAAACACAGTATTCAGAAGAATACTATTCGTTTGTAAATGGCCAACATACAACTCAGGGTGGTACACATCAATCTGCTTTTAGAGAAGCTATTGTAAAAACTGTACGTGAATTTTATGGTAAAAGTTTTGAAGCTTCAGATATACGTAAATCTATAATTGCTGCAATTGCCATTAAAGTGATGGAGCCAGTTTTTGAAAGTCAGACTAAAACAAAATTGGGTTCTACAGAAATGGGAGGTGAGTTGCCAACAGTAAGAACTTATATCAATGATTTTGTTAAAACTAAGCTTGATAATTATTTACATAAAAATCCAGAAGTAGCAGACAAGCTTTTAAAGAAAATAGTTCAAGCAGAAAAGGAACGTAAGGAGTTATCAGGTATTCGAAAATTAGCTAGAGATAGAGCCAAAAAAGCAAGTTTACATAACAAAAAATTACGTGATTGTAGAATACATTTGGGCGATATCAAAAAAGAAAATTATTTAGAGACCACTTTGTTTATTACAGAGGGTGATTCTGCATCAGGTTCTATCACCAAATCCAGGAATGTAAATACGCAAGCTGTATTTAGCTTAAAAGGTAAACCATTAAATTCTTACGGTTTAAGTAAAAAAATCGTTTATGAAAATGAGGAGTTTAATCTTTTACAGGCAGCTTTGAATATAGAAGATGGTTTAGAAGATTTAAGATATAATAACATTGTAATTGCAACAGATGCAGATGTTGATGGTATGCATATTCGTTTGTTATTAATTACCTTTTTTCTTCAGTTTTTTCCTGAATTAATTAAAGAAGGGCATCTATATATTTTAGAAACGCCTCTGTTTAGAGTTCGTAATAAAAAACAAACTTTCTACTGTTATTCAGATGAGGAAAAAAGAGAAGCTATAGAAAAGTTAAAAGGAAAACCAGAAATAACTCGATTTAAAGGTTTGGGTGAAATATCACCTAACGAATTTGTACATTTTATTGGTGACGATATACGTTTAGATCCTGTTATGTTAGATAAAGAAATGTCTATAGAACAGATGTTACAATTTTATATGGGTAAAAATACACCAGACAGACAAAAATTTATCATCAATAATTTAAAGGTTGAATTAGATTACATAGAAGAGGAAGTTTAG
- a CDS encoding type IA DNA topoisomerase, translating into MKVCIAEKPSVAREIANILGAKTKCDGFYEGNGYAVTYTFGHLCTLLEPKDYKPHWKSWDLNNLPMLPERFDTKVTGDSGIKKQFNIVKSLFEKADVVINCGDAGTEGELIQRWVINQCNYKGKVQRLWISSLTEEAIKDGFNNLESADKYDNLYYAGYSRAIGDWLLGLNATRLYTVKFGGYKQVLSVGRVQTPTLAMLVNRYHEIQNFKPQPYWELQTTYRNTLFNYEDGRFLKKEDGQVLADKVAQSDFEIVSVTKKKGKEYAPKLFDLTGLQVYCNNKFGFSADETLKIVQKLYEMKVVTYPRVDTTFLPNDLYPKIHGILSKLSNYSELTQPLLGKKIKKTKRVFDDKKVTDHHAIIPTGIQGNLQYNQQQVYDIITKRFIAVFYPDSDVSNTSVMGKAAEVPFKTTGKEIINKGWRVVFETKESSIKKELNAAATLPSFLKGEKGKHEPSFLEKETKPPRNFTEASLLRAMETAGKQVDDDEMRELMKENGIGRPSTRASIIETLFRRKYIERKKKLVLPTQTGIDLINIIDNELLKSAELTGRWEKRLKEIERGEFNAGTFINNMKKMVDELVYEVRSNKVKKRISSETQKATLPAAKTKSKPKKQVIGKTCPKCKQGKLLKGSSAYGCSEYKNNCDFKIPFVIYDKKVSENQIIRLINKGCTTNLKGFVLNDEKVEGLIRFDDSFNLKLEPKIKPVATTQTTANKDAISCPKCKEGTVLKGKSAYGCSNYKSGCDFVFTFENIKKIANGKPLTKELVLKIISS; encoded by the coding sequence TTGAAAGTCTGTATAGCCGAAAAACCAAGTGTAGCAAGAGAGATTGCTAATATTCTAGGAGCCAAAACAAAATGTGATGGTTTTTATGAAGGTAATGGTTATGCTGTAACTTACACCTTTGGTCATTTATGTACGCTTTTAGAACCTAAAGATTATAAACCACATTGGAAAAGTTGGGATTTGAACAACTTACCCATGTTACCTGAACGTTTTGACACGAAAGTTACAGGTGATTCTGGAATAAAAAAACAGTTTAACATTGTTAAATCTTTATTTGAAAAAGCAGATGTTGTTATCAATTGTGGTGATGCAGGAACTGAAGGAGAACTCATACAAAGATGGGTTATCAATCAATGTAATTACAAAGGTAAAGTGCAACGTTTATGGATTTCATCCTTAACTGAGGAAGCTATAAAAGATGGTTTTAATAACTTAGAATCTGCAGACAAATATGATAATTTGTATTATGCAGGGTATTCTAGAGCTATAGGTGATTGGCTTTTAGGTTTAAATGCTACACGTTTGTACACTGTAAAATTTGGAGGTTACAAACAAGTGCTATCTGTAGGTAGAGTGCAAACTCCTACCCTAGCAATGTTAGTGAATAGGTATCATGAAATTCAGAATTTTAAACCACAACCTTATTGGGAGCTGCAAACTACTTATAGAAATACGCTTTTTAATTATGAAGATGGTCGTTTTCTAAAAAAGGAAGATGGTCAAGTATTGGCAGACAAAGTTGCTCAATCTGATTTTGAAATTGTTTCGGTTACTAAAAAGAAAGGAAAAGAGTACGCTCCTAAACTTTTCGACTTAACAGGTTTACAAGTATATTGTAATAATAAATTTGGTTTTTCTGCAGATGAAACTCTAAAAATTGTGCAGAAGTTATACGAAATGAAAGTAGTAACATACCCAAGAGTGGATACTACTTTTTTACCTAATGATTTATACCCAAAAATTCACGGAATTTTATCAAAATTATCCAATTATAGCGAGCTGACTCAACCTCTTTTAGGTAAGAAAATAAAGAAAACCAAACGTGTTTTTGACGACAAAAAGGTAACCGATCATCATGCTATTATTCCAACAGGAATTCAAGGCAATTTGCAATACAATCAGCAACAAGTTTATGATATTATTACCAAAAGGTTTATAGCTGTTTTTTATCCAGATTCTGATGTATCTAATACTTCAGTAATGGGCAAAGCTGCAGAAGTGCCTTTTAAAACTACTGGTAAAGAAATTATTAATAAAGGTTGGCGAGTTGTTTTTGAAACCAAAGAATCTTCGATCAAAAAAGAATTGAATGCAGCTGCTACTTTACCTTCATTTCTTAAAGGTGAAAAGGGTAAACATGAGCCTTCTTTTTTAGAAAAAGAAACAAAACCACCAAGAAATTTTACAGAGGCAAGTTTACTAAGAGCCATGGAAACTGCAGGCAAACAGGTAGATGATGATGAAATGCGTGAGCTGATGAAAGAAAATGGAATTGGTAGACCATCTACAAGAGCCAGTATTATAGAAACTCTATTTAGAAGAAAATACATAGAACGTAAAAAGAAATTAGTTTTACCAACACAAACTGGTATTGATCTAATTAACATTATCGATAATGAACTATTAAAATCTGCTGAATTAACTGGTAGATGGGAAAAACGTTTAAAAGAAATTGAACGTGGTGAGTTTAATGCAGGAACATTCATTAACAATATGAAAAAAATGGTTGATGAATTGGTCTATGAAGTGCGTTCTAATAAAGTTAAAAAAAGAATTTCTTCAGAAACTCAAAAAGCTACTTTACCTGCAGCCAAGACTAAAAGCAAACCAAAAAAGCAAGTTATAGGCAAAACCTGCCCAAAATGTAAACAAGGTAAGCTATTGAAAGGGTCTTCTGCTTATGGTTGTTCCGAATACAAAAACAATTGCGATTTTAAAATTCCGTTTGTTATTTATGATAAAAAAGTGTCTGAAAACCAAATTATAAGGCTTATAAATAAAGGTTGTACAACCAATCTTAAAGGTTTTGTTTTAAATGATGAAAAAGTTGAAGGCTTAATTCGTTTTGATGATAGTTTTAACCTAAAACTTGAACCTAAGATAAAACCTGTAGCTACTACTCAAACAACTGCAAATAAAGATGCAATTTCATGCCCAAAATGTAAGGAAGGAACTGTTTTAAAAGGTAAATCTGCTTATGGCTGTTCTAACTACAAATCTGGTTGTGATTTTGTGTTTACCTTCGAAAACATAAAAAAAATCGCCAATGGTAAACCATTGACGAAAGAATTAGTTTTAAAAATTATATCTAGCTAA
- the lysA gene encoding diaminopimelate decarboxylase — MENTQLIELANKYGSPLYVYDTDKIASQYNRLTNAFSNVKNLKLNYAVKALSNVNILKFFKNLGAGLDTVSYQEVQLGLTTGINPKNIIYTPNGVSLQEIEQVAKLGVQINIDNLSILEIFGQKHPEIPVCVRINPHIMAGGNSKISVGHIDSKFGISIHQVPHIKRVVENTGMNINGIHMHTGSDILDIDTFLRASDILFDVARQFKNIDFIDFGSGFKVPYKEGDISTDIEQLGIQLSERFNEFCSDYGKDITLMFEPGKFLVSEAGVFLAKVNVVKQTTSTVFAHVDSGFNHLVRPMMYDSYHHITNISNPEGRDRYYSVVGYICETDTFASNRRIAEISEEDVLCFHNAGAYCFSMASNYNSRYLPAEVMLVDGKDYLIRKRQTIQDILNNQENVELPTKKEVQKAEVTA; from the coding sequence GTGGAAAACACTCAACTTATAGAATTAGCAAATAAATACGGAAGCCCTTTGTATGTTTACGATACAGACAAAATTGCTTCTCAATACAATAGATTAACCAACGCATTTAGTAACGTTAAAAATTTAAAATTAAATTACGCTGTTAAAGCTTTATCTAACGTAAATATTTTAAAGTTCTTTAAAAATTTAGGTGCTGGTTTAGATACAGTTTCTTATCAAGAAGTGCAGTTGGGTTTAACTACTGGAATCAATCCTAAAAATATTATTTATACTCCAAATGGTGTTTCTCTTCAGGAAATTGAACAAGTTGCAAAATTAGGTGTACAAATAAATATTGACAACCTATCTATTCTTGAAATTTTTGGACAAAAGCATCCAGAAATTCCAGTTTGTGTTCGTATAAATCCACACATTATGGCTGGAGGAAATTCTAAAATTTCTGTTGGACATATAGATTCTAAATTCGGAATTTCAATTCATCAAGTTCCACACATAAAACGTGTTGTTGAGAATACAGGTATGAATATTAACGGAATTCATATGCATACAGGATCTGATATTCTAGATATTGATACTTTTTTACGTGCTTCAGACATTTTGTTTGATGTTGCTCGTCAATTCAAGAATATCGACTTTATCGATTTTGGAAGCGGATTTAAAGTTCCTTACAAAGAGGGAGACATTTCTACAGACATTGAACAATTAGGTATTCAATTATCAGAAAGATTTAACGAATTCTGTTCAGATTATGGCAAAGACATTACACTAATGTTTGAACCTGGTAAATTTTTAGTGTCAGAAGCAGGAGTCTTCTTAGCTAAAGTAAATGTGGTTAAACAAACTACATCTACAGTTTTTGCTCATGTAGATTCTGGCTTTAATCATCTTGTAAGACCTATGATGTATGATTCTTATCATCATATTACAAACATCTCAAATCCTGAAGGAAGAGATCGTTACTACTCAGTTGTAGGTTATATTTGTGAAACAGACACCTTTGCTTCTAATAGAAGAATTGCAGAAATATCTGAAGAAGATGTACTATGTTTTCATAATGCTGGTGCATACTGCTTTTCTATGGCTTCTAACTACAATTCTCGTTATTTGCCTGCAGAAGTAATGCTTGTAGATGGTAAAGATTACCTTATTCGAAAAAGACAAACCATTCAAGATATTTTAAACAATCAAGAAAATGTAGAACTTCCAACAAAAAAAGAAGTTCAAAAAGCTGAAGTAACAGCCTAA